A segment of the Desulfobulbaceae bacterium genome:
TCCTCCAAGACGACCTGATCATTATCCGGCAACAGCCGCTCCGCTTCTTTTTCTGGGATCAAATTCAAGAACTCCGGGCTGTGACCCGCTTGCCGCTGCGTCATGCCCTCCAGTTTTACGGGGTGGTTGGCAACGACTTGACCCTTAACCAGCGAGCCTTACGGGATAAACTTGATACTATCGTGGAGAGTGAAATGCCGATCTTCATTCATCACGAGATCGGTGAACTCCGTGAGACAGGACTTGACAGCGCCACCTTGCACGCGATAATCGCCGCCTTTCCCGATTCCCCGATCGAACTGGTTGCCCGAGGGGTTAAGGATATCCTGGCTGATACCCATCCCGAGGGGATGCTGAGCTTTATCCTTCACCATCGGCGACAGGCGTCGCTCTCCTTTTATCTCGGTTTTCTGGACGGCATCCGGAAACTGCTCTTTCCCGAAATCGGGCCGGCTTACCGGCAATTCATGGAGGATTCCGATTGGTCTGGGATCAGCCGAGTCCGTGATCAGGCCCGAGAGGCAAATCTGGTGAGATCTGCCATCTTGAAGGCTGCGGCCCAGGATCTGGACATAATCGGCAGTGGACCGGTCGGGGAGCGGTTGCAGGAGGAACTTCTGACCCCGCTGGGTATGTAGCAACAGTCACTCCGCTGGTTTCCCCTCTCATTATGGCATGGTTCCAGTGCTTTTTTTATCTCACCTGTAGCAGGACCGGGGGCAAGGGAGCGTTGGGCATGGACTGTGTCTCCAGGCTGTATACCCAAATATCCACTCTGGCGCCACGTTCCATGGCGACGCCGGCTGAGGGTTTCTGTCGAAAAACAAGTCCGTTCTTGGGTCGTGCCGATGTCGACTCCTTGGTGGTCTGGCCGATGTTCAAACCGGCTCTTTCCAGCTCGTGCCGGGCCTTGTCGATGTGCATGCCCAAGAGATGCGGCACTTCCGTCATGGGTGGTGGTGGGCGTTCATATCGGTAAATCGTGAGTTGCGCCTCCGTGTTCGGTCTCATTTGACTCCCGGCCTTGGGCCATTGCCGCGCTACCCGGTTATCCTGGCGCTGATTATTGGTGATCAGCTCATCCCTCTGCCGATTGAGGGGAATCCCAGCTTCTTTGAGCATCTCACGCGCTCTCTGGAAAGGAAGATTGAGGAGCATGGGCATCTCCGGAATATCGACATGGTACCGATAGACATACAGATCTACCTCGGTCCCGGGTGGCGCCATTGTTCCCGGTTTGGGGGACTGGTTCGCTACCCGACCGTCGTCTGAACGTCGTTTGGCTGCTGTCTCTCGTATCTTGCCAAACTTCAGGCCGCTTCTGGAAAGAATGTCGCGGGCCTGGTCACGGTCGCTACCGATCAAGTCAGGCACAGGTACGCGGTTTATTCCCTGTGAATGCTCCTGGCACAGGCTTCGGTTCAGTCCGCAGGCCCAATCGATTTCATCCAGGAAATCATCCGCCGGGGTCGGCTCGGGGGCCGACTGGTTACGCCAGGTTTGACACTGGAAGCCGGCCGGAACGATCTTACTGTCCCCAACATTGCTGCGGATAGACATTTCGCCCTTGATGACGGTGAGTTTTGTCCATTGTGATGTAACCCGGAGATGAAACGTGGTTCCAATGGTATTGACTACTGCACCGGAGCCGGTTTCTGCTTCGGTCTGGCAAGGGGTGTCCACCAGCATGCTACCCACGTTGATCAGGATGCGGAGTTTACAGAAGGATGTTGAAAGCCATTCCAGTACCGGATCGGTGTCGGCATCGAATAATACCTCTCCTCCCCGTGCCAAAGTGAGAGTGGTGCGGGCGTCTCCCACTGTCCTGATGTGATCGCCGGACTGCATCACTGCCCCTTGGGAGACGATCCGATTGTTGATTTGCACCTCTCCTGGCCCGATGATACGGGTGATTCTGCCGATTTCACCTGTGCTGGAGGGGGCTGGTTTGCTGCCCTTCGGTGAGGAAGGTACGCAACCAGTCAGCAGGCAGGCCAGGGCCATCAGTAAGAAAAACAGCGGGTGTTGGATACGGGGCAGGATTTTCAATGGCGGCCTCCTAAGGAATGATGGCATTTGGCGGTGGGGAGGGCTCTGAAAACAGGGAGGCGTGATCGATTACCTCCAGAGTCGTGATTTCGGAGAATGGAACCACATATGACGCATCGTTACCGGCATGCCAGAGAATTATGGATTTTTCACTCTGGTGGATGAGAAAAAACGGGCCGTTGGGAATATGGACCTCGGAATTTTTCTTGGTGTAAATATTCACCTTGGGGAAAACATTGGGCATCACCAGCGCCCCGTAGGTCAGTGGCAAGACCATGCCGTAAATCATGAACAGGATCATGAGCGGCAGATAGATAATTCGGGTCGCAGCGCCTCTGAGCAAGTGACTACGAAAGGGTACTACCACCAGAAAAAGCCCAAAAACGAGGTTTACCAAGCCGGCATAATAGGCTTGGGGGAGCGCATGATCCTGACGGCGGATTTTGCAGGCCAGGCGTGCCGCCGGATTCTGGTTGGCCACGGTGTTGGGGGCCTCGGTGCATGTCATGTGGAGTACCCCGGTGATCTGAATTGGGATGAAGACATTCCGGTACTGGCTGCCTGCCCAGAGCAGCATCAACACTAAGAGACAACTCGAAAACAGTTGTGACGACAGGATGTTTCCGACTCCCTTGTGGGCCGCGATAAGCCATTCCTGAAGAAGAACTGTGGTGGTGGTGCGCCGAATTTTGGAGATGACAGCAGCTATAATGCCGACGAGGCCTAGGCTCAGGATAATCAATCCGGCCAGTATCGGCAGCAGGGCATGTCCCAAGTCGATGAGGCTCTCAAAGAGGATGATCAGTGTAATGTAAAAAAACTTCGCTCCGATCTCCACATAGTCGCCGACAGCAACTCCGGAGTATAGTTCGACCCCAAGCATGTTGAGGTGGGATTTGGCGCAGAGAAATCCCACGGCATACATCAGGGCCACCACCCCGGACATGGAGCCAGCGAGCCAGCCAATAGCACCGGCTGTGGATTTTAAGTCCGTACTCAGGCTGTGGAGGTATCCAGGGCGATTGTGGTCTTTAGTCTCGTTTATGGTCATGGTGTGCCATTGCGACTGAAGAGATTGGAACGATTTTTGTCCACGATTTAGGTTACCTAGAGATTGCTACGGAAGGCAATTACGCATTGTGGTGAAGGAGTGCGGAGAAATGTTTCTGCACTAAATGGTGGAACTATTTGATTTGTTAATGTTTTTCTTGGTA
Coding sequences within it:
- a CDS encoding PASTA domain-containing protein gives rise to the protein MPSFLRRPPLKILPRIQHPLFFLLMALACLLTGCVPSSPKGSKPAPSSTGEIGRITRIIGPGEVQINNRIVSQGAVMQSGDHIRTVGDARTTLTLARGGEVLFDADTDPVLEWLSTSFCKLRILINVGSMLVDTPCQTEAETGSGAVVNTIGTTFHLRVTSQWTKLTVIKGEMSIRSNVGDSKIVPAGFQCQTWRNQSAPEPTPADDFLDEIDWACGLNRSLCQEHSQGINRVPVPDLIGSDRDQARDILSRSGLKFGKIRETAAKRRSDDGRVANQSPKPGTMAPPGTEVDLYVYRYHVDIPEMPMLLNLPFQRAREMLKEAGIPLNRQRDELITNNQRQDNRVARQWPKAGSQMRPNTEAQLTIYRYERPPPPMTEVPHLLGMHIDKARHELERAGLNIGQTTKESTSARPKNGLVFRQKPSAGVAMERGARVDIWVYSLETQSMPNAPLPPVLLQVR